In the Drosophila teissieri strain GT53w chromosome 3R, Prin_Dtei_1.1, whole genome shotgun sequence genome, TACTGCGTAAAGGTACGTTTCGCTTCAAGGGCAACCTTTTTTTCCGAGACATCGATGGCCGAAGCTGCCCTAACAACGAGGACTACGAGGCGCGCTGCCACACGGAGATGTTTCCCACCGACTTTGACATGCACTCCAGACACGTGTGGACATTGCTGGACAAAAAGAATGTGATAATGGGGATAAAACAACAGGTGAGTGACGGTTGTAGGTCTAAAATATGGACAAGTCATCTCTGTTAAAAgggtaaatttaaattagacACTACCATTATCTTTCGAAATTATCACTAATGTATTTTTGTCGTGCCTTTTCATTAATGAATATAGTCATATAATCCATATAATGAGGGATAAATTTAATGGTTAACAAATGAGAAAGTTAATAAACTGTAAAGTTTATAACTCAATTCATTTAAGACTTTTTTACCAATGAACTCAGATTGATTACCATTTATAActattaaaagcaaatattaatattctgTGTTAATAACAACTCAATTCTCAGTTACTTGACCATAGGGCCCACAATACAAATGCGTTGCCCAGTGGAAGCCTTAAGCGTAAGCCAACGGAGCGGCACTTAAACACATTGGTAAGTCTGTTGACTTCTGCGGACAGTAGATTCAGCATCGACTGGAACCAGATCAGCACTCTGGACTTGGAATATCGGCACTCTCCGTACAGCTGTGAGGCAATGTGGCGGGTCTACTTATCCCCTGATCTCAGGCGAGACGATTGGTCGCCCGAGGAGGACGAAACCCTGCTGGCAGTAGCAACTGCGAATAGGATGCAAAACTGGGAGCTGACAGCCGCGTCACTAGAACGACGTTCCGACTACCAGTGCTTTGTTCGCTTTCATACCGCCTTGCGTTATCTGCTGGAACCAAAGACCAGCTACCGCTGGAGCGATGAGGATAACGATAGACTAAGGGAGATCGTTGATAGGAATACGGCAAACGGCGTAATTAACTGGAAGAGAGTCGTGGAGTACTTCCCGGACAAGTCTAAGTCAACGCTGATTGGTCGTTACTACTACGTGTTGCATCCTCGCATAAGTCACGGTGGGTACCCAATatattgtataatttttgattGTTCTTTCCTTAATATAAAATCCTACTAATATTACTGCAGAAGCCTTCACTACCAAAGAGGACATGATGCTGTTCGCCGCCGTTGAAGAGTACAATGGGAAGTTTCACTGCTTTCCGCGATCTCTTTTCCCGAACCGGTCGTTAACACAACTCCGAACTCGCTACCACAATGTATTAGCACAGCGCAACAAGACCGACTCCTGGTCCGTACAGGACGACACCCGGCTAATGAGCTTCGTAACGCAATACGGGGCATCCCAGTGGCTGAACTGTGCCACATTCTTGGGCAATCACACACGGACCAGCTGTCGAACCCGCTTCCTAGTCATCAAGAAATTCCTTGAACAAAATCCCAATGCAAAAGTGGAAGACTTGCCACGCCGCCGATCGAAGAAGGTGTCCTTGGTCAACTCTGATAACTGGGCGCAGCGTTTGCAAGAGTGGCAAGAGGACCCAGAGTCATTAGTTACAGCTGAACGCACCACAGGAACTCGGGTGCGAGGACCCAAATCGAAGAAGGCTAAGATTGAGCAAGAGTGTTCCTCAAAACTTATGAAAGTGGATATAGAGTTGTGCGAGTTCTTTAAGTATAGTTACAATCTGCCGCTTACGACTCCAAAaacatttccacttccatatGACCTTATTAACCTTGCGTATGTGGTTAGAGCTCTTGCATATAAGCCACCAATTCGTCCCTCGCTCttacaaaacatatttatgccaAATGAACTGCTTAAGTGTTACAATAGCATGATCCGGAACCTTCCGGACGAGAAAGGTGATTTGAAGAGCCCACTTTTGCCACCCAACTGGTCAACGATGATGGGATTTCGGGCTTTGTGCATTCTTTCTGGAGATTGTCGCAAGAAGGGTACGGAAGTACGAGGCTCCGATTATAATGAATCTGCACCACCCATTCAGCTTTTCCGCAAAAGGTTGCGAGCTCTTTTCTATCGTACCACTCTTCTCAGCCGCTTGGAATCGCAACTCTTTACGGACTTACGCTCAGCATTAGTGTCTCTGCCACGACCCAATCCCAATTATGCTAAACTGGGTACACATGTCTTAATCGATCCCGAGCCGGAACCACAGAATGATCTAAAATCCGAGCCGCTTAGCGAAGATGAAGTGATTAATACAGTCAAGcaggaagtggaaatggaatttataGTTCCATAGAAATTATTAAGTAAAtacatattgaaatatttaagctttaaaagtttatatttttttactttatatcGCGTTATATAATAATTCATTACAATGGctaacaaataatttataaacttgtAGGTACTCTCAATGTATTTCGCATACAACAAAATCAAGTGACGGACCGATGTGCATTAGGGTGGCTCATTTTTCTGAATgtagtttaaaaatattgttttttttgttggcgtTTTAGAATCCTTTCAAAATGTAACCTCTATCCTGGATGTTTACCCAGAGCAGAATTGTCAAAACCtcattttcaatataaaaaGAACCGATCCATCCTATTGTACATGCGTCCACAATGCATTACAAAGCATTTTTATGAGCTGAGCGTGAGGACTATTTTGTTCGAATCCCGGAGGAGGCGCTCATTGGAAGTTACTGAAATCCGTCTTCAGCTTAATCGTGGGCTTCTGCGGCTTGGCCAGCAGGTTCCTCTGCGCCTCGCTTGCTTTTTGGGCAATGTTAATCGACTGTTGCTGGCTGCGAATGGCCGCTTCTAGTTTTTGTCGCAGTTCCGGGGATTGACTCATCAGGGCTTTGAATTCCTGCGGATATTTGGGACCGATCTTCAGAAGCCACTGCAGCGCCTGGTCGTGGAGCTGCCGTTGGTACTTTGGCAGCGTCCGGAGTCGACTAGGCTCCGCAAGGAATCCAATAAGCACAGGGACCAATAAAGTCAGCATTTGAATATCTGTGAAGTGTGGACAGGgaaacaattaatattttaaacttaaatttaaatgcttgCTAAACAGAACAACCATTCACAGAGATAGACAAGTCGCATCATCCCATACGTTTACTTCATACGTGCAACATTTAAAGCGTAATCTTCTTTGACAACAAGAACTAGAAACTAGGTGTTCAGCTATTCTATGGATTGGTGCATTCGAAATCATTAAGGGTGCAATTAACGAAGCATTTCAAAACTAAATGAcagtttatataaatataagaaactTTATTAGAGAAAAGAACAGGATGATgttccttttttattgttgtagaAAAAGTATTCCATTTGCAATTACATAGTAAGACGATGACAATGTAGTAAAATAACAACGCGTGTCAAAGAtaagaaattaaaacttttattgTTTCGTTTGCACTGCCTTAAATTTCTGAAATGCTTTTTCGACATGAAACATGTGAGTTTGCGATCGAACTCTTCTATTTACCTTGTAGTAAGTTTATGTTTCCTAacatttgatttcatttttggttTAGTGTTTTGTAAATGATTTGTGAGTTGATAAAAAGAGAAGACAGAAAAGAGAGCAAATATATAATAacgtatttctttttttttttccaaagtgTGAAGTTTGAAATGTATGTTACTTAACCAATACTTTGGCTGCATTCGAAGAGATATTTGTAGAAACAGAGCAGCCTAATGGCAAATGTTGGAAAGGGGAGACTGTCAACTATATAGGCGGGGAAGGGGGTACTGCTGTGAACTACATATATTATAAGATGGGGTACTCCTGCACCAAATGCAAGTAATGTCGAGTTTGGGaagtaataatagtaatatttaatctttatattcacaaaaattaaacatcAAATAAGATGTCTTCTAAAGAAAGCTATAATGTAAAAAACTGAACCATTTTTACTTGTTagcaatttttatattatgtTAACCTCTTAATTAACAAACAAGAAACAACGCTGGACTATTAGATATCCGTTGCTCCAGCTATTTaaagtgcgaagaagaaattACAACATCTTTTTGAaatatcaatagaaatttaaaaaaatggacacagccaaaaatatatatgctttatagggtcgaaaacgcttccttttgcctgtttcATACGTTTTAAAGTTTCCATGTTTtataattgtaaattataCCCTTCCTTCAAAAGCATACATTTTAAGTCTATTGATATAACATAATCGAAAACATGTTATTAAGGTTAAATTCTAAAATGTTCTTACAAAAATAGGAGTACCCCGTGTCTTAAAGAAAGACCAAGCTAAACAATTCTTAATTATACCCATTTACTTACGGTTTTGTGGCTCCGACAAGTCTATAAGTTGCTCAACGGTAATGATGCTCTCAAGGGTAATCTGTAGCTCCAGCTCGCCTGTGGGCACCTTGCTGGACTCCGCATACAACGATTCGATTATCCTAGGCGCAAGTGCGTGGATGTAAGGGGTTGCCGTCTTCAATTCGGCCCGAGCGAAGATCGATCGAGTTGTCTCGATGCAGCGCAGCTTTACGGAGAGGTGCTCCGACTGCAGGCACTGCCGGAAGTGATTAATGCAGGGATATTGCAAAGAAGGAGTAGACACAACGGAGGCGGGGGTATGTAGGATGAAAACCGTGATGGCCAACAGCATAGTGACCTCGTCGACTTTCCTTTCCTCGTTATCGCCAGCCGTTTTGGTGAGATCCACAATGGTGGCAAGGGCACTTTGAAGTAACTGTTGCCATTCCTCGGTTGTCTCCTCTACTTTAGCCCACTTGTGGACACAAACGGATCGCAAGCACTGCAAGGCAGACTTCACTGCACATGTGTTTGCCAAAATAGTACTATCTATGGCCGACTTGTTGGCGATTTCCTTAACGATACTAGTTGTCATATACAGGACGGTGGGCAGGATTGCAAGGGCACCCTTGGGTGTACATAAATCCAGCAACTGTTCGACGCACTGCAGTCCGCTGGCTACAAGCAGGCCGTTTTCATCACCCAGCACCGAGAAGAATGACGAGCCAGTGGCCATTTTGGCATAGGCAAAATCCAGCTGCAGGCCGGAGCCACCAGCTCCCTGCCTCGTGGGATTCATCGTAGGTATTTGGCGAACAAATAGACAAAGACAAACCTCCAGAACGGCGTAGACATGCGAGCTTCCTGGCTGCATAGAATCATCTTCACCATGTCGCTCCCCACTCCCCTTTTCAGAGTTTGCATTATTGTCCCGTTTCCTTTCCAAATCTTCCCTAGCAGCACGGATTGTTTGCTTCAAAATTTCCACGCAAAGAAGTTGAACGAGTAATTCATCTCTCGTCAGTATCTGGCGGTGTAGAACATGACAGAGTTCAATGGTTAAAGCCCGATCCTTGACCAACTGTCTCCTAGCCCAATCAGAATCAAAGATGCTGTGCAGTGAGCGAAGGCAGCTCACAATGTTTTTAGGCCTTTCAGAACTTCTCATGCTGCAGAGTGCCTCCATGCAGATGCCGAAGATCATATGGAAGCGATCCGCCGACAAAGATCCGTGAGTGATCTGATTATTGTTGGATTCCGCTGCGGCTTCACTTGTATCAAGATGACGGGCGAACCCCTCATCCCTTAACCATAGTGCGGAGGCATAGAGGATTGGAGGCCAACTGGTCATGTAATGTGGTTTTGACGAGTTAATTGTGTCCGTGGTGTAAAAAGCTCCTCCGTCGTGTGGTAGTTGGGACTGGAACTCCGCAGGTAGTAGCAGCAAGGCGTGATCCTTCATAGCACTTAGCCAGTGTGTTGAAAGATTGTGAAGCTCAGGTTGCACCAATCCTAGAAGACTTTCACCTCTACTGTCAGGAACATCTAAGTCCGTTTCCACATTGCCTGAGGATTGTAAGCCGGACTGTTGGGACTGGAGGTTCAGTAAGGAAGCCGGAGCCTTTCCATTTCCTATCATAGCCACAATATAAACCTCTGCCCACGCCTTTAGGATGCTTAGCTTCTCCAAAGTAGCCATTGATTCGTTATATAACTGAGTGCTGTTGGTTTTCGAGGAAAGCTTATCAAGGGAACTGACTAGCAGCTGATGAACTCTTTTTAGATCCCCTATGTCGCGAGCTACTCCAGATCCAATCCACGCTGAGCAAACTTCACAAGCAGCAGCCGTCACATGAGAGGGAGTATCCGGCGCGAAAGCAGGACGCAAAGCAGCTCCCACCTGAGCCTGGAACTGCTCTAAGAGTAGATGTCCGGGGAATTCTGGTTCTGGAACATTAGCGAATCGATCGATTATTTCCTGCAGAGTGCGCAATCCTTCTAATCTCAATTGATCCGAATCTGAGGTGGCGGCCATGAAGGACATTCGAATAAGTTCCGCCAAGTGCAGGATGAGGTAATCTCCGCGAGAGCGAATGAGTTGCTGTTCCTTAGCCTGTAAGAGATCAAAGTGCACTGAACTAGCAGCTTCACAGCTGGATATGATCCGTCGCACGCACTGGGCGGCGAAAACACGAGTGGGCCACTTTGGTTGCACTGCCGGATGGGTGGATGTGTTCTCTTCTGCTCGGTATTCTGTTACATCATCAGCATActcctcctcttcgtcctCGTCCACATCTTCTCCTCCAGCATCTTTGCTCTTGCTTTGTTCTCCACTAGCAGGATCATCATTTAGTCCTCCTTCCACAGCGACGGTTAACACGTTCTTGCAAAGACTCAACCATGAGCTGAGATTATCTGCAGCCAGCATTTGAAGCATGGAAGTAAGTGTATCATGAATGTTTCTCAGCATCTCGGCATCCGTTTCTGTGTCGAGCAGAGAGAAAAGCAATCCTGGAAGTCCATACTCCGTTATTACCAAATCAGGAAGATGTTCGGCGTTAATAGTTAAGGCTAATTCACAAACTTCTTTAGCTTCCCGATGTGCCAACTGCCGGAGACAGGAAACAGAGGCCTTGCGAAGTATGAAATAGTTACAGGCTAGCATTCCAACGAGAGTGGGTACCAACTCTTCTAGTTGCAGAGATTTACTGGCAAAAAGATGTAGCTGCTGTAGGCAACCAATAGCCTCAGCTTGCACAAGAGAATCTGAGTGTGATTGAAGGAGAGCTGCTGAACAGAGGAATGATCCTCTCATGCTGGCTACTGGTCCACCTCCTCCTTGTAGCTCCGGTCCCACAGTGGTGATCAACGCATTGACTACGCGGCCCACACACTGATGTACATCAACATGAGCGTGGGGTACGGTAAGTAGAAGTTTCAGGCACAGCGTCAGGGTTGCCTCCACATAGCCGCGGAACATTGGACCTCCAGAGTCGGCAATCTGCGCCAAAGCATAAAGCGACCAAGCCTGTACCACTGGCGACGCACTATCTTGACCCAAGGCCAGAAGAATGGATACACTAGTGCTCAGATGCTGCGACGATCCCATGCCACCCACGTAGCGATGCAGGCAGCCGAGGGCATGTGAATGTCCAGTCCTCGTAACCACATCTCTGGCAGACTTTAGTTTATCAAAACTATTTTGAGCCAACTCCGCGGTAAAATGGGAATCTCCCACGACCTGGGCTAATCGTCCCAAGGCCTCTCCAGCCGCACACCGAATGGTAGAATTGGCACTCGTCAACGATGCAACTACCAATGCCGTGGCACTTTTTCGTACATCCTCCTGGCCTAGGCTTGTCTTGCTGTCTGTCAGATTTTTTAGAGCGCAAAGCAGAGCcgtaaatatattcatttggACGGCTTCTTGGCGACTGCTCTTGGCCTGTCGAATACACTCAGTAAAGTGCTCTAACATCTGCAGTCTATGCTTGTTTGCCACTTTGGGAAAGATGGTTCCATACAGAGTCACTGCCATATCGATCACTGCTACTCCAAGTGGCAATGGTCCTGGACACTGTTGTGCCTTGCTGATCTGCTGGATGTTGCTTCCTCCGCCGCCACTGCTTCCACCAGTGGATGTTGTTGATGCACCATTGGAGCTGGATCCAGTGCCTAGGGCAGACCAACTGGGACGGTATAGACAGCATGGATCGTGCTCTAGGGCGCCAGATCCCGCGGCGCTATTGGGTTGCAGctaaaaaacaacgaaattttaattaataaaataaataaataaataataaataataattaatctgtaatttactttaaaaacaACTTATGACAAAATAAagataatttaaaattcattcatGCAGGAAAAGCATCAATATCGATTCTGATATGATTTTCTCAGCCATAATTAAAGAACTATATACATTGTTATAAgattaacaacaaaaaagcttACTGAAAGCATATCAACAGTTTGCACTCGATATCggaattttaaaaacaatttagctacaaaataaaaacatttaattatgttCAGCTATTTGAACCTATTAAAATCACAcacttaaacattttcaaaatttttacTCATGCTCAATTAAGAATCAAAATCAATTCCAATAtgttgaataataaatataggCTAATATACATGTAACGACTTAATAAAACTAGAAACAAACACTGGTAGCAGATATTGCACTCCACTTACATGCTCGCCATCGACTTTGCGATTTGGCTCCATCTTTGGATAAGCACAATTATAGAGAGAAGGGTGGAAAAACAGTGATTTGGGGTTTACGGATAGACAGTTGGTTCAGCGTACACACACATTTATGGGAAGATGTACCCAAGCTTCCAAATTAAACTCACCTGATCTTCAATGGTGCGATGATTAGTTTCCTGCAGCCAAGTGCCCAGTATGATCGAATCATCACCATGACAAAGCGTCCGCAACAAAGAGTTTGTAGTGTTGGCCGCGTTATCCGCAAGAGTAAACTCCGAGACGAGCATGCGGAGAAGATGCGTATAGGAGGCCTCTAGTGCATTAGCCGGCAGCAGAGTCAGCGTTTCAAAGAGACGCAGCCGTACCATAGCTGCCGGAGCCTTGAGCTGGGTTCCATAGCTCTTAAGGACAGATGCCAAGCTGGAAAAAGTATCAATAAGCGTGACAGATAAGCTGAAAAAAGATGACACTCACTTGACCAGCATGGCCAGTGCGCTTTCGATGGGAGTGAGCAGTCGTCTGGTTATGTCTTCGTTGAGCAGATCCGGGCAGTTAAGCAGGAAGCTGTGCATTACAGAAAGAGCTCCAGCTCTGCCCTCTAGCGTCACCTGCCAAGTGAAGGCATCACCACGAGCCTTTTCCGATTCAAGCTCTTTGTTTGACCGCGGAAACGAGTTCCGCCACAGTAGCAGCATCCGCGGCAACAGTCCCTTGACTACCGGCGATCCTAAAGTCATTATTGCTCCAATTAATAGCCAGCCGGCCTGGGTACGGTGCAGCGACATGCGGCTATTCTGGGAAGCAGATCGCAGCAGTTCCTCCGCACAGTTGAACACGACCTTGCCCTTTGTGTGGGGTATGCCCAATGGCGAGTACCGAACGCTTCCCAAAATTGCCGCCAAAGCGCAGCTATATCCGGCCATTGCTTCTGGCGAGGATCGCATTTGCTCGATGGCCTCTACAAAGCGATCAATCAATGGAGTGATTTGCCCAGGAACCGCCACACAAGCGCATCGTAAGCACCAAGCGGCAGCCAAACGGGCAGCGGCACAGGGATGTATCAAAACGGCACAGGTGGCATCGATAGCTTGCAGGGATTGATCTCCCAACAAGTTCTGAGCCGTGGTTCCTAATCCAATTAGTAGGGAACTAAGTTCCTGGAGGGCACACACCAGCAGGTGCTGACTGAACAAAGTTTCTTGATTAGAATCCTTGGCGTTCTCGGGATTAAAGTCAATAGAGTTCATCTGTTTGGCTACCAGATGGACCAGTTCCTTGCAGGCAGCGCTTTGCGCCTTTTCGCCTAGCATCTTGCCAATTGTTGATCGGAGTATAAAGCTGATGCATTTGCGCGAATACACTGCATCCACGTGG is a window encoding:
- the LOC122622224 gene encoding snRNA-activating protein complex subunit 4; the encoded protein is MDDVEDLRINQQQLMNEISALLQSTSERSAANALQLNQELQRRLMQVRTKILAMLQVVRARFSRNEEILVRRLRPRSHFGPDSLNLSGAILRKGTFRFKGNLFFRDIDGRSCPNNEDYEARCHTEMFPTDFDMHSRHVWTLLDKKNVIMGIKQQLLDHRAHNTNALPSGSLKRKPTERHLNTLVSLLTSADSRFSIDWNQISTLDLEYRHSPYSCEAMWRVYLSPDLRRDDWSPEEDETLLAVATANRMQNWELTAASLERRSDYQCFVRFHTALRYLLEPKTSYRWSDEDNDRLREIVDRNTANGVINWKRVVEYFPDKSKSTLIGRYYYVLHPRISHEAFTTKEDMMLFAAVEEYNGKFHCFPRSLFPNRSLTQLRTRYHNVLAQRNKTDSWSVQDDTRLMSFVTQYGASQWLNCATFLGNHTRTSCRTRFLVIKKFLEQNPNAKVEDLPRRRSKKVSLVNSDNWAQRLQEWQEDPESLVTAERTTGTRVRGPKSKKAKIEQECSSKLMKVDIELCEFFKYSYNLPLTTPKTFPLPYDLINLAYVVRALAYKPPIRPSLLQNIFMPNELLKCYNSMIRNLPDEKGDLKSPLLPPNWSTMMGFRALCILSGDCRKKGTEVRGSDYNESAPPIQLFRKRLRALFYRTTLLSRLESQLFTDLRSALVSLPRPNPNYAKLGTHVLIDPEPEPQNDLKSEPLSEDEVINTVKQEVEMEFIVP